In Siniperca chuatsi isolate FFG_IHB_CAS linkage group LG20, ASM2008510v1, whole genome shotgun sequence, the following proteins share a genomic window:
- the mettl9 gene encoding methyltransferase-like protein 9 isoform X2, which translates to MWTGKYVRSPLVRSLFMDMVSESEAAATETHEWYQCCPDLLGESVQPLFVQSHLDSGTKAFLKRSVEKSGWLFTQLYHSFVSTVLSPLVSRTSINGFLGRGSMFVFSAEQFQRVLRIGPEWRAERLLDLGAGDGGVTEVMGAHFREVYATEVSLPMKWHLQRKNYKLLGIDEWQHTGFQYDVISCLNLLDRCDDPLHLLRDIRRSLVPGTGRLILAAVLPFQPYVEVGGRWQRPKEHLKIKGKTWEEQVTNLSNEVFQRAGFEVEAVTRLPYLCEGDMYNDYYVLDDAVFVLKASEDSSESAH; encoded by the exons ATGTGGACGGGGAAGTACGTCCGAAGTCCACTCGTCCGTTCGCTGTTTATGGATATGGTGAGCGAAAGTGAAGCGGCCGCGACTGAGACACATGAG TGGTACCAATGCTGTCCTGACCTGCTTGGAGAATCAGTGCAACCCCTGTTCGTCCAGAGCCACCTGGACTCAGGCACCAAGGCTTTTCTCAAGCGGAGCGTGGAGAAGTCTGGCTGGCTGTTCACCCAGCTCTACCACTCTTTTGTATCAACAGTCCTCAGCCCTCTGGTCTCCCGCACTTCCATCAATGG GTTTCTGGGTCGTGGTTCTATGTTCGTGTTTTCGGCGGAGCAGTTCCAGCGGGTGCTCCGGATCGGCCCAGAGTGGAGAGCTGAGAGACTCCTGGACCTTGGAGCTGGGGATGGAGGCGTCACAGAGGTGATGGGAGCCCATTTCAGAGAGGTCTATGCAACTGAGGTCTCATTACCCATGAAATGGCATCTTCAGAGGAAGAATTACAA ACTGCTGGGTATAGATGAGTGGCAGCATACTGGTTTTCAATATGATGTGATCAGCTGCCTGAACCTGCTGGACCGCTGTGACGATCCTCTGCATCTCCTGCGGGACATCAGGCGATCGCTAGTTCCCGGCACAGGGAGACTCATCCTGGCCGCAGTGCTTCCCTTCCAGCCTTATGTGGAAGTCG GAGGAAGATGGCAGCGTCCCAAAGAACACCTAAAAATAAAGGGGAAAACATGGGAGGAGCAAGTAACCAACCTGTCCAATGAGGTTTTCCAGAGGGCGGGGTTTGAGGTGGAGGCTGTGACCCGGTTGCCATACCTCTGTGAAGGGGACATGTATAACGATTACTACGTTCTCGATGATGCAGTTTTTGTTCTCAAGGCCTCAGAGGATAGTTCAGAGTCTGCTCATTGA
- the mettl9 gene encoding methyltransferase-like protein 9 isoform X1: protein MCHLQLRTLIFVAWVLGYIAFLLSVRRMWTGKYVRSPLVRSLFMDMVSESEAAATETHEWYQCCPDLLGESVQPLFVQSHLDSGTKAFLKRSVEKSGWLFTQLYHSFVSTVLSPLVSRTSINGFLGRGSMFVFSAEQFQRVLRIGPEWRAERLLDLGAGDGGVTEVMGAHFREVYATEVSLPMKWHLQRKNYKLLGIDEWQHTGFQYDVISCLNLLDRCDDPLHLLRDIRRSLVPGTGRLILAAVLPFQPYVEVGGRWQRPKEHLKIKGKTWEEQVTNLSNEVFQRAGFEVEAVTRLPYLCEGDMYNDYYVLDDAVFVLKASEDSSESAH, encoded by the exons ATGTGTCATCTACAGCTGAGGACACTGATTTTTGTAGCCTGGGTGCTGGGTTACATCGCCTTTCTGCTCTCCGTCAGGAGGATGTGGACGGGGAAGTACGTCCGAAGTCCACTCGTCCGTTCGCTGTTTATGGATATGGTGAGCGAAAGTGAAGCGGCCGCGACTGAGACACATGAG TGGTACCAATGCTGTCCTGACCTGCTTGGAGAATCAGTGCAACCCCTGTTCGTCCAGAGCCACCTGGACTCAGGCACCAAGGCTTTTCTCAAGCGGAGCGTGGAGAAGTCTGGCTGGCTGTTCACCCAGCTCTACCACTCTTTTGTATCAACAGTCCTCAGCCCTCTGGTCTCCCGCACTTCCATCAATGG GTTTCTGGGTCGTGGTTCTATGTTCGTGTTTTCGGCGGAGCAGTTCCAGCGGGTGCTCCGGATCGGCCCAGAGTGGAGAGCTGAGAGACTCCTGGACCTTGGAGCTGGGGATGGAGGCGTCACAGAGGTGATGGGAGCCCATTTCAGAGAGGTCTATGCAACTGAGGTCTCATTACCCATGAAATGGCATCTTCAGAGGAAGAATTACAA ACTGCTGGGTATAGATGAGTGGCAGCATACTGGTTTTCAATATGATGTGATCAGCTGCCTGAACCTGCTGGACCGCTGTGACGATCCTCTGCATCTCCTGCGGGACATCAGGCGATCGCTAGTTCCCGGCACAGGGAGACTCATCCTGGCCGCAGTGCTTCCCTTCCAGCCTTATGTGGAAGTCG GAGGAAGATGGCAGCGTCCCAAAGAACACCTAAAAATAAAGGGGAAAACATGGGAGGAGCAAGTAACCAACCTGTCCAATGAGGTTTTCCAGAGGGCGGGGTTTGAGGTGGAGGCTGTGACCCGGTTGCCATACCTCTGTGAAGGGGACATGTATAACGATTACTACGTTCTCGATGATGCAGTTTTTGTTCTCAAGGCCTCAGAGGATAGTTCAGAGTCTGCTCATTGA